A genomic region of Papaver somniferum cultivar HN1 chromosome 7, ASM357369v1, whole genome shotgun sequence contains the following coding sequences:
- the LOC113292744 gene encoding uncharacterized protein LOC113292744, with translation MGYVLRVRLASFFVGAATASGVALYILHKDYKVAHEAISKQVKGLYESMDGRVSALEKLKEVEARDPVEVAE, from the exons ATGGGTTACGTTCTGAGAGTAAGGCTAGCATCGTTCTTCGTAGGAGCAGCTACAGCCTCTGGTGTGGCTCTTTATATCCTTCACAAGGATTATAAGGTTGCTCACGAAGCCATCTCTAAACAG gTGAAAGGGCTATATGAATCAATGGATGGACGTGTTTCagctttggagaaattgaaagaagtTGAAGCTCGAGACCCAGTGGAAGTGGCAGAGTGA